From the Primulina tabacum isolate GXHZ01 chromosome 3, ASM2559414v2, whole genome shotgun sequence genome, one window contains:
- the LOC142539354 gene encoding cytosolic sulfotransferase 8-like, with product MSVFQLKLTDYDDNHNAEVEELLLQGLEKKSLLGWSLYKYKGHWCSLDLLRPIIRCEKYFKARDTDVILATLPKSGTTWLKALTFSIINRSQYPLDENPLLTSNPHALIPFLERNIYRESENPDLDHIPDPRIFSTHVHYKLLPISIMESKCRVIHICRNPLDQFISLWHFKNLISTSGSISLDEFLEAYCEGTHDYGPFWEHVLGYWNAYLKNPEKVLFLKYEDLKKDVNFNVKIIAEFIGYPFSFEEEKMGLIDKIVKLCSFEKLKNLEVNQVGSLDSSLKNSYFFRNGEIGDWVNYLTPAMVERLEKVVREEFRGSGLML from the coding sequence ATGAGTGTTTTTCAACTAAAGTTGACTGATTATGATGATAACCATAATGCCGAAGTCGAAGAACTGCTCCTGCAAGGGCTTGAAAAGAAGAGTTTGCTTGGATGGTCTCTGTACAAATACAAGGGTCACTGGTGTAGCTTGGATTTACTTCGGCCAATTATACGCTGTGAAAAATACTTCAAAGCTCGCGATACTGACGTAATATTGGCAACCCTTCCCAAATCCGGAACCACTTGGCTTAAAGCATTAACGTTCAGCATCATTAATCGCTCGCAGTATCCCCTTGATGAAAATCCTTTACTCACATCCAATCCTCACGCTTTAATCCCTTTTCTTGAACGAAACATCTATAGAGAAAGTGAAAATCCCGACCTGGATCACATTCCCGATCCAAGAATCTTTTCGACTCATGTGCATTACAAATTGCTTCCAATTTCCATCATGGAATCTAAGTGTCGTGTTATACATATATGTAGAAACCCCTTGGATCAATTCATTTCGCTCTGGCATTTCAAGAATCTGATTTCTACCAGTGGATCGATTTCTTTGGATGAGTTCTTGGAAGCGTATTGTGAAGGGACGCATGATTATGGACCCTTTTGGGAACATGTTTTGGGATACTGGAATGCCTATCTGAAGAATCCCGAAAAAGTGTTGTTTTTGAAATACGAAGATCTGAAGAAAGATGTAAATTTTAATGTGAAAATCATAGCTGAATTTATTGGATATCCTTTCTCGTTCGAGGAGGAAAAGATGGGATTGATAGATAAAATAGTTAAGCTATGTAGCtttgaaaagcttaaaaatCTGGAGGTAAACCAGGTTGGTAGCTTGGATTCTTCGTTGAAAAATAGTTACTTTTTCAGGAACGGGGAGATTGGAGATTGGGTCAATTACTTGACTCCTGCTATGGTTGAACGACTTGAAAAGGTTGTGCGAGAGGAGTTTAGAGGTTCTGGGTTGATGCTCTAG
- the LOC142539353 gene encoding ARM REPEAT PROTEIN INTERACTING WITH ABF2-like, with protein MENRSQNSGRRHREKSSSGSSSSRRSLKRKLDEEFEVRTGDDESSSDSRQDLVLDVRTQVEILDCSTSTEVDRASLKRSIHVLSELAKNEDIVNVIVDCGAVPALVKHLKARPSEREDDSGSTLYEHDVEKGSAFTLGLLAIKPEHQQLIVDAGALPHLVDLLKRHRDGQKSREVCSVIRRAADAITNLAHENNNIKTRVRVEGGIPPLVELLDFVDSKVQRAAAGALRTLAFKNDENKNQIVECNALPTLILMLRSEDAAIHYEAVGVIGNLVHSSPSIKKDVLAAGALQPVIGLLSSCCPDSQREAALLLGQFAATDTDCKVHIVQRGAVRPLISMLQSPDSQLREMSAFALGRLAQDTHNQAGIVHSGGIAPLLKLLESKNGSLQHNAAFALYGLSDNEDNVAELIRVGGIQKLQDGEFIVQPTRDCVAKTLKRLEEKIHGRVLNHLLYMMHVGEKNVHRRVALALAHLCSPDDQKTIFIDNNGLELLLELLESTNLKNQRDSSLALCKLANKANSLSPVDAAPPSPTPQVYLGEQYVNNPTLSDVTFLVEGKRFYAHRICLLASSDAFRAMFDGGYREREAKDIEIPNIRWDVFELMMRFIYTGSVDIKLDIAQDLLRAADQYLLEGLKRLCEYAIAQDISVENVSLMLELSEAFNALSLRHTCVLFILDKFDKICTMPWYPQLILRVLPETRNYFLRLLTRTLSEPRR; from the exons ATGGAGAACCGTAGCCAGAACTCCGGGAGGCGCCACCGCGAGAAATCTTCGTCTGGCTCGTCATCTTCTAGGCGGAGTTTGAAGAGAAAACTGGATGAAGAGTTCGAAGTGAGGACAGGAGACGATGAATCGTCGTCTGATTCGCGGCAAGATCTCGTACTcgatgtcagaactcaagtcgaGATTCTCGATTGTTCCACCTCCACAGAGGTGGATCGCGCGTCCTTGAAACGCTCCATCCACGTCTTATCCGAACTTGCGAAGAACG AGGATATAGTGAATGTTATTGTGGATTGTGGTGCTGTTCCAGCACTTGTGAAGCATCTGAAGGCTCGGCCTTCTGAACGGGAGGACGATAGTGGTTCGACCTTGTACGAGCATGATGTAGAGAAGGGGAGTGCCTTCACTCTTGGACTTCTTGCCATTAAA CCGGAGCATCAACAACTGATTGTTGATGCGGGTGCTTTACCCCATCTTGTTGATCTCTTAAAGAGGCATAGAGATGGACAAAAATCTCGGGAAGTATGTAGCGTTATAAGGAGGGCAGCTGATGCGATCACCAATCTTGCTCATGAAAACAACAACATTAAAACTCGTGTGAG GGTTGAGGGTGGTATACCTCCACTTGTGGAACTGCTTGATTTTGTTGACTCGAAGGTGCAGAGAGCAGCGGCTGGAGCGCTTCGAACTCTTGCCTTTAAAAATGATGAGAACAAAAATCAG ATTGTGGAATGCAATGCTCTACCAACACTTATACTTATGTTGCGGTCAGAGGATGCTGCCATACATTATGAAGCG GTCGGTGTCATTGGAAATCTCGTCCATTCCTCCCCAAGCATTAAGAAGGACGTCCTTGCTGCTGGGGCTTTGCAACCTGTCATTGGGTTACTCAG TTCATGCTGTCCGGACAGCCAAAGAGAAGCTGCTTTACTGCTTGGGCAATTTGCAGCTACGGATACAGACTGTAAG GTGCATATAGTTCAAAGAGGTGCTGTGCGGCCATTAATCAGTATGCTCCAGTCACCTGACTCTCAATTAAGAGAAATGTCAGCCTTTGCCTTAGGGAGGCTAGCTCAG GACACTCATAACCAAGCTGGTATAGTTCACAGTGGTGGAATAGCTCCATTATTGAAGCTTCTTGAATCCAAGAATGGATCTCTGCAACATAATGCTGCATTTGCTCTTTATGGGCTCTCAGATAATGAA GATAATGTTGCAGAACTTATTAGGGTTGGAGGTATTCAGAAACTTCAAGATGGTGAATTTATTGTTCAA CCTACTAGAGATTGTGTTGCCAAGACATTGAAAAGACTTGAAGAGAAGATTCATGGGCGG GTACTGAACCATTTATTATACATGATGCATGTGGGGGAAAAAAATGTTCATAGACGGGTTGCTTTGGCTCTTGCGCATCTGTGTTCTCCTGATGATCAAAAGACTATTTTTATTGATAACAATG GATTGGAGTTGCTTTTGGAGCTTTTAGAATCAACTAACTTAAAGAACCAAAGAGATAGTTCATTGGCTTTATGCAAGTTGGCTAATAAAGCCAACTCTCTTTCTCCTGTGGATGCAGCTCCACCCTCACCAACACCACAG GTGTATTTGGGTGAGCAGTACGTGAATAATCCTACACTGTCTGATGTCACATTTTTAGTTGAAG GAAAACGATTCTATGCTCACAGAATTTGTCTACTTGCTTCTTCTGATGCATTCCGAGCTATGTTTGATGGTGGTTACCGG GAAAGAGAAGCCAAAGACATAGAGATTCCAAATATAAGATGGGATGTCTTTGAGTTGATGATGAG GTTCATATACACTGGATCAGTTGACATCAAGTTGGACATAGCACAGGATCTTCTGAGGGCTGCTGATCAGTATCTGTTGGAAGGTCTGAAACGTCTGTGTGAATACGCGATTGCACAG gaCATATCTGTGGAAAACGTGTCTCTCATGTTGGAGTTGTCTGAGGCATTCAACGCTCTCTCCTTGAGACATACCTGTGTCCTATTCATCCTGGATAAATTTGACAAAATATGTACCATGCCATG GTATCCCCAGCTGATCCTGCGTGTTTTACCGGAGACTCGTAATTATTTCTTGAGATTACTGACCAGAACGCTTTCTGAACCAAGACGATAG